One genomic window of Tatumella citrea includes the following:
- the rfbD gene encoding dTDP-4-dehydrorhamnose reductase, with amino-acid sequence MNKINFVKLLYFKIILKVRAIMKVLLTGAKGQLGKCFTDIRKENVLLIPLDSKSLDICDREKVISLVEQYKPDVIINCAAYTSVDRAEVESQQAVNVNSFGPANLAIAAKNIGSKLIHISTDYVFDGYKSEPYVETDLVNPRSVYGKTKLAGELLIQSIFPESVILRTSWVFSEHGNNFLKTMLRIGRDKNEINVVSDQLGCPTYAGDIANAVYNMIDCDASGGIYHFCGGEKISWAGFSEYIFQCAFQMGYIQIKPKVNFITTSEFPTLAARPSFSVMSTSKISHFTPPSDWKKAVMKVISLIN; translated from the coding sequence ATGAATAAAATTAATTTTGTTAAGTTATTATATTTTAAAATCATTTTAAAGGTGAGGGCGATTATGAAAGTTTTGCTAACCGGAGCTAAAGGACAATTAGGTAAGTGTTTCACAGATATTAGAAAAGAAAATGTACTTTTAATCCCTCTTGATTCGAAATCTCTTGATATTTGTGATAGAGAAAAAGTCATATCATTAGTAGAACAATATAAACCTGATGTTATTATCAATTGTGCTGCCTATACTTCTGTTGATAGAGCTGAAGTTGAGAGTCAACAGGCTGTAAATGTCAATAGTTTTGGGCCAGCAAATCTTGCAATAGCCGCCAAAAATATTGGTTCTAAATTAATTCACATTTCTACTGATTATGTTTTTGATGGTTACAAATCGGAACCATATGTTGAAACTGACCTTGTTAATCCTAGAAGTGTTTATGGAAAAACAAAATTAGCCGGTGAATTATTAATTCAAAGTATTTTTCCAGAATCAGTTATTCTCCGGACTTCCTGGGTATTCAGTGAACACGGTAATAACTTCCTAAAAACGATGCTTCGTATAGGTCGAGATAAAAATGAAATAAATGTAGTTTCTGACCAGCTTGGATGCCCAACTTATGCAGGTGATATTGCAAATGCCGTATATAATATGATCGATTGTGATGCATCAGGTGGGATCTATCATTTTTGTGGTGGAGAAAAGATTTCTTGGGCTGGCTTTTCGGAGTATATCTTCCAGTGTGCATTTCAAATGGGTTATATTCAGATAAAGCCAAAGGTGAACTTTATCACTACTTCCGAGTTTCCGACCTTGGCTGCCCGCCCATCATTTTCAGTAATGTCTACTTCAAAAATATCACATTTTACACCACCATCTGACTGGAAAAAGGCAGTCATGAAAGTCATAAGTTTAATCAATTGA